One window of Silurus meridionalis isolate SWU-2019-XX chromosome 9, ASM1480568v1, whole genome shotgun sequence genomic DNA carries:
- the LOC124391303 gene encoding histamine H3 receptor, protein MLTCFSGHGNSSAEQEGIGGATVLLAALMMILVVVVVVGNALVIFAFVVDKSLRNQSNYFFLNLAISDFLVGAFCIPVYMPYILTGRWMLGRGLCKLWLVMDYLLCTASVFNIVLISYDRFLSVTRAVRYRAQQGMTRHAVGKMLAVWLLAFLLYGPAIIFWEDIAGESIVLADECFAEFYCTWYFLLSASTFEFFSPFISVTFFNLSIYLNIQRRNKSRAAQRGAEKEDGWRVMDSGASPSSAVFFVRTRKVSSSEPAGVSAVIEEDMDISPSSSGDPSCSQSVSLSLKTVNKKKGALSCWLKTRMVQSQVPSRNGENSRLSRDKKIAKSLAVIVCVFGLCWAPYTLLMIIRAACSGTCIEHHWYEVTFWLLWLNSAINPFLYPLCHSSFRRAFTKILCPKRQSVGPHEETASCQ, encoded by the exons ATGCTCACCTGTTTCTCCGGACACGGTAACTCGAGTGCTGAGCAGGAGGGCATCGGCGGTGCCACGGTGCTCCTGGCCGCCCTGATGATGATCCTGGTGgtcgtggtggtggtgggaaaCGCGCTGGTCATCTTCGCCTTTGTCGTGGACAAGAGCCTCCGAAATCAGAGCAACTACTTCTTCCTTAATTTGGCAATATCTGATTTTCTGGTTG GGGCGTTCTGCATCCCCGTCTACATGCCCTACATCTTGACAGGCCGATGGATGCTGGGTCGGGGCCTCTGCAAGCTGTGGCTCGTGATGGACTATCTGCTCTGCACCGCCTCCGTCTTCAACATAGTCTTAATCAGCTACGACCGCTTCCTGTCCGTCACCAGAGCT GTGAGGTACAGAGCACAGCAGGGAATGACTCGGCACGCTGTGGGAAAGATGCTGGCTGTGTGGCTGCTGGCTTTTCTCCTTTATGGCCCCGCCataatcttctgggaagacatCGCTGGTGAGAGCATCGTTCTGGCTGACGAGTGCTTTGCCGAGTTCTATTGCACCTGGTACTTCCTGCTAAGCGCGTCTACCTTCGAGTTCTTCTCGCCGTTCATCTCAGTGACCTTCTTCAACCTCAGCATCTACCTCAACATCCAGCGGCGAAACAAGAGCCGAGCAGCTCAGCGCGGAGCAGAGAAAGAGGACGGATGGAGGGTGATGGACAGCGGGGCATCGCCCTCATCTGCGGTCTTCTTCGTCAGGACGCGCAAAGTATCCTCCAGCGAACCAGCGGGCGTTTCAGCTGTGATTGAGGAGGACATGGATATTTCTCCGTCCTCCAGTGGAGACCCCAGCTGCAGTCAatcagtgtctctctctctgaagaCTGTCAATAAGAAGAAAGGAGCGTTGAGCTGCTGGTTAAAGACACGCATGGTCCAGTCACAGGTGCCGTCTCGGAACGGGGAGAACTCGCGTCTCTCGCGGGACAAGAAGATCGCAAAATCTTTGGCagtgatagtgtgtgttttcGGCTTGTGCTGGGCGCCGTACACCTTGCTCATGATCATTCGAGCAGCCTGTAGCGGCACGTGCATAGAACATCACTGGTACGAAGTCACATTCTGGCTCCTGTGGCTTAATTCAGCCATTAACCCTTTCCTGTACCCACTGTGCCACAGCAGCTTTCGCAGGGCCTTCACTAAGATCCTTTGCCCTAAACGCCAGTCTGTCGGGCCGCATGAGGAAACCGCATCCTGCCAGTGA